A window from Desulforegula conservatrix Mb1Pa encodes these proteins:
- a CDS encoding alpha/beta hydrolase, with product MSIAYTGSDLSQTTATLLESELALFEKEYKKNFTPAESKPKSIGTPYFLHSPLSETGVLLIHGLMAAPEEVREWAVFFHKKGLTVYAPRLSGHGTSSADLSVRTYKDWIDSVDRGHAILRTCCKKIVVAGFSTGAGLALQSVILKPDAFEAVIAVSAPFKFKSFSSNFAEILNGFNQLCESINMAKHAKKFVTNHADNPHINYLRCPVSAFVQVKSLMRKVRRSLKNIRIPALVIQAKEDPKVAPESGPAIFKLLGSDKKHFSWIDHNLHGIVRGDIGNEVFKEVESFLEACCLVDTLN from the coding sequence ATGAGCATAGCTTATACGGGTTCAGACCTCTCTCAGACAACAGCAACTCTGCTGGAGTCTGAGTTGGCTCTGTTTGAAAAAGAATATAAAAAGAATTTTACTCCTGCTGAAAGCAAGCCCAAATCCATCGGGACTCCATATTTTCTGCACTCGCCTCTATCAGAAACAGGAGTTCTTCTGATCCACGGACTCATGGCCGCTCCTGAGGAAGTAAGGGAATGGGCGGTTTTTTTTCATAAAAAAGGCCTGACAGTATATGCGCCAAGGCTTTCAGGCCACGGAACATCCTCTGCCGATCTTTCTGTTCGCACATATAAAGACTGGATTGATTCTGTCGACCGGGGTCACGCAATCCTTAGAACATGCTGTAAAAAGATTGTTGTGGCAGGTTTTTCAACAGGAGCAGGGCTTGCCCTGCAATCCGTAATCCTGAAGCCGGACGCTTTCGAGGCAGTGATCGCAGTCAGCGCTCCATTCAAATTCAAGAGCTTTTCATCCAATTTTGCTGAAATTCTGAACGGCTTTAATCAGCTATGCGAGTCCATCAACATGGCCAAGCATGCAAAAAAATTTGTAACAAATCACGCCGACAATCCACATATAAACTATCTCAGATGTCCGGTCAGTGCCTTTGTTCAGGTTAAGAGCCTGATGCGAAAAGTCCGCAGATCTTTAAAAAACATCCGGATTCCGGCTCTTGTAATACAGGCAAAGGAAGATCCAAAAGTCGCACCTGAAAGCGGACCTGCCATATTCAAGCTGCTTGGCTCTGACAAAAAACATTTTTCATGGATTGATCATAATCTGCATGGAATTGTTCGCGGAGACATTGGCAACGAGGTTTTCAAAGAAGTGGAATCATTTCTTGAGGCTTGCTGTCTCGTTGATACCTTGAACTGA
- a CDS encoding transposase, which translates to PPYSPELNPVEHLWDELREKYFHNKVFDSIFSLEKHLESSLLSMELDQQKVRSIVAWPWIINALLK; encoded by the coding sequence TGCCTCCATATTCACCAGAACTTAATCCCGTTGAGCATCTTTGGGATGAGCTTCGTGAAAAATATTTCCATAACAAGGTTTTTGACAGCATTTTTTCTCTTGAAAAACACTTGGAATCATCATTGCTTTCAATGGAGCTTGACCAGCAAAAAGTCAGATCTATTGTTGCGTGGCCATGGATAATTAATGCACTTTTGAAATAG